In a single window of the Mucilaginibacter defluvii genome:
- a CDS encoding S1/P1 nuclease, which yields MKKTRILSTGLALATLGLISWGFKGHKAVATIAQKHLNASVAYVASAYLKGEQMEDVSTWADENRDPKTAPWHYINLPLGLTRDAFVKAVQESDNNVYTAILKTEATLKDANASTDAKNEAMKYLIHLVGDAHQPMHVSRKEDKGGNTIQLRFENKGTNLHSLWDSKLIDKEGLSQEDIVSRYDVATPTEIKKWQSDGPIEWLWESYQITTELYANAKPGQNIDDLYYQRYISVVRKRIDQAGIRLAGELNRLLAGQKVKPTVNNVTSAMTSAIPAVVKLEDVKNSIGKSVVVTGKVFSSRDIGSMILVNLGAAYPNQLLTIALKGKAKEFGSQLENKTLTVEGEVIDYKGKPEIIITDPTKIKF from the coding sequence ATGAAAAAAACAAGGATTCTAAGTACAGGTCTGGCCCTTGCAACATTGGGGCTGATATCCTGGGGATTTAAAGGTCACAAGGCCGTTGCTACTATTGCACAAAAACACCTAAACGCAAGTGTCGCTTATGTGGCATCGGCTTACTTAAAGGGAGAACAAATGGAAGATGTGAGCACTTGGGCAGATGAGAATCGCGATCCGAAAACCGCACCTTGGCACTACATCAACTTGCCTTTAGGACTTACGAGGGATGCTTTTGTCAAAGCCGTACAGGAAAGCGACAATAACGTTTACACCGCTATTTTAAAGACGGAAGCTACTTTGAAAGATGCTAATGCATCTACCGATGCGAAAAATGAGGCGATGAAGTATCTCATCCATTTGGTTGGCGACGCGCATCAACCGATGCACGTAAGCCGCAAGGAGGATAAAGGTGGCAATACTATTCAGTTGCGTTTCGAAAATAAGGGCACTAACCTGCATAGCCTTTGGGATAGCAAACTAATTGATAAGGAAGGGTTAAGCCAGGAAGATATTGTTAGCAGATATGATGTAGCCACACCAACTGAAATTAAAAAGTGGCAAAGCGATGGGCCGATAGAATGGCTATGGGAAAGCTACCAGATCACTACAGAACTATATGCGAACGCCAAACCAGGGCAAAATATTGACGATCTTTACTATCAGAGATACATTTCAGTAGTTCGTAAACGGATCGATCAGGCCGGTATCCGGTTAGCCGGAGAATTGAATCGCCTGTTAGCCGGTCAGAAAGTTAAACCGACCGTTAATAACGTTACTTCAGCTATGACCTCAGCGATACCAGCTGTTGTCAAATTGGAAGATGTTAAAAATAGCATAGGAAAATCTGTAGTAGTTACAGGAAAAGTTTTCAGTAGCAGGGATATTGGTAGCATGATTTTAGTAAATCTTGGCGCGGCTTATCCCAACCAGTTGCTGACCATCGCGCTAAAGGGCAAGGCTAAGGAATTCGGCAGCCAGCTTGAAAATAAGACGCTTACCGTAGAAGGCGAAGTGATCGATTACAAAGGTAAACCGGAGATCATCATAACCGATCCGACTAAGATCAAGTTTTAA
- a CDS encoding DNA polymerase III subunit alpha, translated as MYLNVHSQYSLRFGTMSIPTLVEEAVARGITQMVLTDINNSTGVMEFMRECDQKGIKPIGGIEFRRDKQLLYIGIAQNKEGMRELNEFLSEHNLEKRPLPDSAPIFHNAFIIYPYSYTAALKGNEYLGIRFDELNKLYGCDLAAIKDKLVALQPVVVLDKVGYRLHEYLRSIDLNMVLTMIKPEDKCKPTDMFLPPGQMEAKFSRYAFILDNTRNLMNRCVMDFPKGRINLNRRTFTGSRENDRELLEKLAMKGLEYRYGKSNKVALKKVKHELKVIDELDFCAYFLITWDIIRYSSSQGYYHVGRGSGANSIVAYCLKITDVDPIELNLYFERFLNAQRTSPPDFDIDYSWDEREDVQDYLFKRYDKHHTALLGTMSTFKDRSIIREIGKVMGLPKTEIDSFTDPRQEEANRKNPTFKKIAAIYELMADMPNQRSIHAGGVLITEEPITYYTALDLPPKGMPTVQWDMYEAEKIGFDKYDILSQRGIGHIKMAVKLVEENQQRKIDIHQVKVFMKDAKVNAQLKSGNTIGCFYIESPAMRQLIRKLNCDNYLTLVAASSIIRPGVASSGMMGEYIKYHHAPDSVKYLHPVMEEQLRETYGVMVYQEDVIKICIHFAGMDGTDADILRRGMSGKYRSKKEFDRLVERFFEEAKKLGRPDDIVAEVWRQVSSFAGYSFSKAHSASFAVESYQSLFLKTYYPREFMVAVLNNYGGFYTRSLYIHELRKAGAIVHLPCVNNSDSIVNINGVDVYLGFVGVHGLNDIFINLIPEERRENGLYRSLEDLIKRTGIGLEQAIILIRVGALRFTGKSKKELLWDVHLLLGAKMKASNEVELFAVEAKSYSLPVLVNTQLENAYHELELLGFPLSMSNFDLLQTDYRGEIGADDLINHLGQLVKMVGLYVCEKTVRTKTGKLMWFGSFLDEEGNFFDTVHFPNTTKTYPFHGAGCYLIYGKVVEEFGFASIEVIKFAKLQILTNPVID; from the coding sequence ATGTATCTAAATGTCCATTCACAATATAGCCTCCGTTTTGGGACGATGTCGATCCCTACATTGGTAGAAGAAGCAGTAGCACGCGGTATTACGCAAATGGTTTTAACCGATATCAATAACTCTACAGGCGTAATGGAGTTCATGCGGGAATGCGATCAAAAAGGGATCAAACCCATCGGCGGCATCGAGTTCCGCAGGGACAAACAGCTGCTGTACATCGGCATTGCGCAGAACAAAGAAGGCATGCGTGAATTGAATGAGTTTTTAAGTGAGCATAATTTGGAAAAAAGGCCGCTGCCAGATAGTGCACCTATATTTCATAATGCTTTTATCATTTATCCGTATAGCTATACCGCAGCGTTAAAGGGAAATGAATACCTGGGAATTCGTTTTGACGAACTCAATAAGCTGTATGGTTGTGATCTGGCAGCGATCAAAGATAAGTTGGTTGCCTTACAGCCCGTCGTTGTACTGGATAAAGTAGGGTATCGGCTGCATGAGTACCTGCGAAGCATTGACCTAAACATGGTGCTTACCATGATTAAGCCTGAAGATAAGTGTAAACCGACTGATATGTTCCTGCCGCCAGGCCAGATGGAAGCGAAATTTTCCCGTTATGCTTTTATTCTGGACAACACCCGCAATCTGATGAACCGTTGCGTGATGGACTTTCCCAAGGGCCGGATCAATCTGAACCGGCGGACATTTACCGGCAGCAGGGAGAATGACCGCGAACTTTTGGAAAAACTCGCGATGAAGGGTTTGGAGTATCGCTACGGTAAAAGCAATAAAGTCGCCCTCAAAAAGGTCAAACATGAATTGAAGGTGATCGATGAACTGGACTTTTGCGCATATTTTCTGATTACCTGGGACATTATCCGTTATTCATCTTCACAGGGCTACTACCATGTTGGCAGGGGGTCAGGCGCAAACAGTATTGTTGCCTATTGTCTGAAGATAACAGATGTTGACCCAATTGAACTCAATTTGTATTTTGAAAGGTTTTTAAATGCGCAACGTACTTCGCCACCGGATTTTGATATCGACTATTCCTGGGATGAACGCGAAGACGTACAGGACTATCTTTTCAAACGATATGACAAGCACCATACCGCCCTGCTTGGCACTATGTCTACCTTCAAAGACCGCAGTATCATTCGGGAGATCGGTAAGGTCATGGGCCTGCCGAAAACAGAGATTGACAGCTTTACCGACCCGAGGCAGGAAGAAGCGAACCGAAAAAATCCAACATTTAAGAAAATAGCGGCTATTTATGAGTTGATGGCCGATATGCCGAATCAGCGTTCTATTCATGCCGGTGGTGTGCTCATCACAGAAGAGCCGATAACGTACTATACAGCGCTTGACCTCCCGCCAAAAGGTATGCCTACCGTGCAGTGGGATATGTATGAAGCTGAGAAGATCGGGTTTGATAAATACGATATTCTCAGTCAGCGGGGTATCGGGCATATTAAGATGGCCGTAAAACTGGTAGAAGAAAATCAGCAGCGCAAGATCGACATCCACCAGGTTAAGGTTTTTATGAAGGATGCAAAGGTCAACGCCCAGCTTAAAAGTGGAAATACCATTGGTTGCTTTTATATCGAATCACCGGCCATGCGGCAGTTGATCAGGAAACTTAATTGCGATAATTACCTGACCTTAGTTGCCGCTAGTTCCATCATTCGTCCTGGCGTTGCCAGTTCGGGTATGATGGGCGAATACATCAAATACCACCATGCACCTGATAGTGTGAAGTATTTGCATCCGGTAATGGAGGAACAACTGCGCGAAACTTATGGTGTCATGGTCTACCAGGAAGACGTGATCAAGATCTGTATTCATTTCGCTGGCATGGATGGAACCGATGCGGATATACTCAGACGTGGGATGAGCGGAAAATATCGTTCAAAAAAAGAGTTCGATCGTCTCGTCGAACGTTTTTTTGAAGAAGCAAAGAAACTGGGCCGACCTGACGATATCGTCGCTGAGGTCTGGCGGCAAGTCTCTTCATTTGCGGGGTACAGCTTTTCTAAGGCACACTCGGCCAGTTTTGCGGTAGAAAGCTATCAAAGCCTGTTTCTTAAGACTTATTATCCAAGAGAATTTATGGTCGCGGTACTCAACAATTACGGTGGCTTTTATACCCGTTCCTTATATATCCACGAGCTACGAAAAGCCGGAGCTATTGTCCATTTGCCTTGTGTCAATAATAGCGATAGTATTGTTAACATCAATGGCGTTGACGTTTACCTTGGGTTTGTAGGTGTTCATGGTTTGAATGACATCTTTATTAACCTTATACCGGAAGAGCGCAGGGAAAACGGCTTGTATCGAAGCCTGGAAGACTTGATCAAACGCACAGGCATTGGCCTGGAACAAGCGATTATCCTCATCCGTGTGGGTGCTCTGCGCTTTACGGGCAAAAGCAAAAAGGAACTCCTTTGGGATGTGCATCTGCTGTTGGGTGCCAAAATGAAAGCAAGTAATGAGGTGGAATTATTTGCTGTAGAGGCAAAAAGCTATAGCCTGCCGGTATTGGTAAATACTCAACTGGAAAATGCCTACCACGAACTGGAACTCTTAGGTTTTCCTTTAAGTATGTCGAATTTTGATTTGCTACAAACGGATTACCGGGGCGAGATTGGTGCAGATGACCTGATCAATCACCTTGGTCAGCTCGTCAAAATGGTCGGCCTTTATGTCTGTGAGAAAACGGTACGTACCAAGACCGGGAAGCTCATGTGGTTTGGATCGTTTCTCGATGAAGAAGGCAATTTTTTTGATACCGTACACTTTCCGAACACCACTAAAACCTACCCATTTCATGGCGCAGGCTGCTACCTTATTTATGGTAAAGTGGTCGAAGAATTTGGTTTCGCCAGTATTGAAGTGATAAAATTTGCTAAACTTCAAATATTGACCAATCCTGTAATTGATTAA